The following proteins are encoded in a genomic region of Corylus avellana chromosome ca4, CavTom2PMs-1.0:
- the LOC132178028 gene encoding DNA-directed RNA polymerase II subunit RPB1-like: MDLLTSQFYISQYVTFDESHIPYKAQAVSSSSQVPSPPRSRPATLQLVPTTSNTPISPSLTPQTLPSPSESPAAAGPSNTPISPSLTPPTPPSPLESSDAAEPPSLLVAATSLPEPQESPSFSTTKSPSLPSSSPPPRKCKSINTLVYGTSPYHLPHAMTTHLTDPLDSQPTSYTQASQFPHWRLAMQEEYALFSTITLGLLYLPHPQ; encoded by the coding sequence ATGGACCTTCTTACCAGCCAATTTTACATCTCTCAGTATGTTACATTTGACGAGTCCCACATCCCGTACAAGGCCCAAGCAGTCTCATCATCTTCCCAAGTGCCTTCACCTCCACGGTCTAGGCCAGCTACTCTACAACTTGTGCCCACTACTTCAAACACGCCAATATCTCCCTCTCTGACTCCTCAGACTCTACCATCTCCATCAGAATCACCTGCTGCTGCTGGACCTTCAAACACACCAATATCTCCATCTCTGACTCCCCCCACTCCGCCATCTCCACTAGAATCATCTGATGCTGCTGAACCACCCTCTCTTCTTGTCGCAGCCACCTCCCTTCCTGAGCCTCAAGAGTCACCCTCCTTTTCCACCACCAAATCCCCCTCCCTTCCTAGTTCTTCCCCGCCACCAAGGAAGTGCAAAAGCATTAACACACTTGTTTATGGAACATCCCCTTATCACTTACCCCATGCCATGACCACCCACCTTACTGATCCTCTAGACAGTCAACCCACCTCCTATACTCAAGCCTCTCAATTTCCTCATTGGCGACTTGCCATGCAAGAAGAATATGCACTCTTCTCCACAATCACACTTGGTCTCTTGTACCTACCACATCCTCAATGA
- the LOC132178030 gene encoding uncharacterized protein LOC132178030: protein MAFLIENGENRSVTKDLMQYINLPFIDRLMRFPLPDKFKVPRVDKYDGSGDPSDHMESFRAHIILHDTPDEIACQAFPLTLKGIAKEWFGGSSPKSVDNFHSLGRQFLGQFLAIRKRKKSPAYLLSLTLGKTESLKDYMLRFNWEKFTVESPNEQIVLSALMHGIKTDGPLMAELAWKPTLGTLRQFMNKAEEFINQEETISALMKSKTEGGKPISDSSKATPRTSIDKKKKD from the coding sequence atggcttttttaattgaaaatggtgAAAATCGGTCTGTGACCAAGGATCTTATGCAGTATATTAATCTACCTTTTATTGATCGGTTGATGAGATTTCCTCTTCCTGATAAGTTTAAGGTTCCTCGAGTTGATAAATATGATGGAAGTGGAGATCCTTCCGATCATATGGAGAGTTTCCGAGCTCATATCATTCTTCATGACACTCCTGACGAAATTGCTTGCCAAGCTTTTCCTTTGACTCTGAAAGGGATTGCTAAAGAATGGTTTGGAGGCTCAAGTCCTAAGTCTGTTGATAATTTTCATTCTCTCGGACGACAATTTCTGGGTCAATTCCTTGCAATCcggaaaaggaagaaaagtcCAGCATACTTATTATCTCTCACACTAGGAAAAACCGaatctttaaaagattatatgtTGCGGTTTAATTGGGAGAAGTTCACAGTGGAAAGTCCAAATGAGCAGATAGTTCTTTCAGCTTTGATGCATGGAATAAAAACTGATGGGCCATTGATGGCTGAATTAGCTTGGAAACCGACTTTGGGAACTCTTCGGCAATTTATGAATAAAGCTGAAGAATTTATCAATCAAGAAGAAACTATTTCAGCTTTGATGAAGTCCAAAACCGAAGGGGGTAAGCCTATTTCTGACTCTTCTAAAGCAACACCGAGGACTTCTAttgacaagaagaagaaagattag